ATCGTCTCCCTCAGCAGGTCTCTTCCGTGTTTCAATCAGCGTACAACATGAAGCCGGAGAAGGTGCtgtacttgttgttgttgccccCGTGCGCCTTACCGCCGTCCAGTTTGATGTAAATCTCATCCCCGGGTTCGAGGTGTAGCACAACACTGTTGCTGGCGTAGTCGTAGTTCTGGTCAGCATCTTGAGCGATGGCACTGGCTCTCACCTGGAAAGCAAATGTTACAAGTATGGGGATTAAAAGCgtctttattttcaaattaaaaccgCGGACAGCTCCATTACCTCCGTGCGATCGACCTCTTAgtttcatttcagctttaaaacaacaaaacaacgtTAACGCAGCTAATTTTGGACTGTGCGTAAAACGTGCGTAAAATACGAAAATATTTTTTCCCtattaactaaaactaaaaagtgATACTAACTAATTTAATATTCTTACATAACTATATTATGTTTCCTACCTGGTTGTTTTTACAGAGGTCAGCCCACATGCTGGTTCCATCCCCGCCTCTCATCAGCACATGGTAAACAAAGAAGTAAATCCCTGGTATTGAGCAGGTGAATTTCCCCGTGGAGGGGTCATAGTGGTTGCCAAGATTTGTGACTACGTCGTCGAATTTCAGCACTTCATATCCTTCATGCTGCTTCTTCAGTCCTGCATAAAACGCGATCTTTGGCACGGTGTTGTAAGTGGCAGCGCTGATGGCACCAGTTGGCCCATTTGCTCCGGGTGCTCCGGGTAGACCCGGAGGACCAGGTGCTCCTCTTTCCCCGGGAGGACCAACAGGTCCAGGTGGTCCGGGCTCGCCAACGGGACCCCTCGGACCCATCCTGCCGACACGTCCAGGTTCTCCTTGAGGACCTTGAATGAACGTCGGGAGCGACTGAACCAGGCGGTTGTCTTTGATCGGGTTGGTTGATTTGGCCGTGGAAGTGGCCGCAGTCCCGTGAGAGTCGCACACCATTTGACACGATCCGAGCATTTCATAGCGGGCAGGGGTCCCGGCGGAGTTCACCACGACCGGGATCAGAACCACCAACACCAGCACTAGCGCTACGCCACAAACACCAGTTGCGATCATCTGCGCTCTGCGGATTCGCGGTGTTCTCCGGAATGAATGGTCTTCCAGCCTGATTGTGGGCGATATTTTTGCAGAGGGAAGAATTTGACCTGCTCTTGTATTTTAGAGACGCGATAGTCCTTTAAATGTGTATGCGCAAAAGTAACCATCCACAACTTTTACGCGCAGCAGGTTCCCTCAAGCTGGCACATCTTCTTTATACCATAAACAACAGcagaagatttgtttttgtttaaaaacgTACGTAAACAATTTTCGAAGTCAGCTACACAAATTCCTGCCCACCACGATGCCACAGGAGAGAATGGGCTAGAAATTAAGCGATACCCTTTTCTGGTGTTTGGACAGTAAGGGGAGGGGTGGAGGTGATGGATGGGATAGAATCAATGCATTTCTTCAatcaaaagagagaaagtgagcaACATACAAACACGGTGGTAACTTTGAAGCTTTGAAACGTGACTcctttattttctgcagcttctttGTATCATGTGATCTGGTTTTAACTGTGCGAACTTTTCCTCTTGATGATTGTAACGTTGCATCACACGTTATCCAAACAGTTCTAAAGGTCTTGAGCATAATGACTCCCATTAAAGACACAAAGCTATATTGTTTTGGCAGCTGCTCACACCTCAGTGGCTCTCAGTGTCCAATTTAtcattggggaaaaaaaatctatagcGCCACCGAAAAGAAGAAGGGAGTCACTGAGAGGTGGCAGTGAAGGATGAGTTCATGCAGATGTACTGATGAAGTGACTGAATACTGAGGCATTTAGAGATAAAGAAGGGTCAGATCACCataaacagctttaaattaaaatatatcattGTTAGCATTTGGATAAATAAAGTCAACTTCACAATATAAGTTACTGTACcaattatataaaaacagacttaattgatttttaagatttaaaaatgaGGCATTGTGGCTTTTTGTGAGGTTTGAGTGATGAAGGGCTAATCCTCGGTGAGAAGGGCAGATGATGATGTGCTCACGAATGCAGAGGGTGTCAGTCTGTGTCGATGGCGCCTAAGAGTCAGGTGGAGAGATagatgaacaggaaggaaaaacacagattgtTTGTTCTGGAGGCCGCTGATTGCAGACTGAATACGATTCTATGGAGACTGAAATCACCAGCTGACAAAGAGACATACTCAATTGTTGGCGCTCTTAGAAAAGTTACACAAGTAATTATTTGTCTCcacacattaaatatgttaatctgtcaAAGAAGAGATTAAGTAGTAATATGTAAAGACAGACTCAGATACAGTCAGAGGTTTTATAGCCACAATCCTGTGCTGTCAGAAAAGTCATTTAAGTTCCAgttcacactttatttttgtcattgttcagGCTTCAATGTGTTCAGTGATATCATATgacctttaaaaacagctctaATCAGTCACCCGACACGTCATGCCTGGTGTTGGTATCGATGAAGACAACATGAAACATCACCAGCCCTGCAGCTCTCTCTGCGTCTTTAAGCGCGTTGTTTTGGTTCTCTCTCGTTTTCAACTGCAGCACTGAAAACACGTCAGCAACTCACTGTAGGTTATTTTCCTAAGCAACATTGGAGATGAGCTGGAAAAGCTTGGTTGAGCATTGAACAGATGAAAAGCTGGATAATTCCCACATGAGTTGGAAACCAAAGCTGAACCTTTTAACAGGAGGACAATATGACACTTCAAAATGAACACTGATGCTTCTGTGTCTGCCAAATGTGTAACTACACAGCTTTTTAACATGTTAGCTGTGTCAACAAGGTGATTATATGTCAGTGTTTATTCTGTTGTCATCAAGTGGACTGCTTTTTTGTTATGCCTCATTGGGGAGGaacactttttttctccttcttcaaAAATGCCTAATTTTGTCATTAAGAAAATTCTTCCACTCATCCATTTTCCTAACCGCCTGTCCACTTAAGGGTCTCTACACTACACCACTGTGTCGCCCAGTGATATTCAGACAGTGTGGTATTAGGGAAACATCAAATTCTGCTAACCTGGCATTGGATAAGTCACTTTAATAGATATAATTTATAATGTACCCGTAATTTGTAAAATGAGAATGAATTTGAATCTAATAATCTATGATATTACATTTTGtgaagtttaatttaaaactctaactaattaactaaacTGCTGTTTAATTATGACATGAACTGGGGAGTCTGGTCAGATGTGTCATCCATGTCTCATTATTCATTTTGCTCTTATTGAGTCAAACACAGTATAAGAGTTAGCCTTACACTGCGACTTGATTTAGTTAGCTGTAAGCTAAACTTAACTGGAGATAATGCAGGTGTTACTTTAAAgttgtgtctttatttctggATATGTGGAGAAGTATGTGTTCAAGTTCACACACAGGGTGTTAGTGGGGTTAAATATTTACAAGGATCAGTTTCTACAGTGAATAATGAGTTTGTGTGCAACGTGATCAAGGAAAtcacaaatatgaaaatagcTAATAGTTACAAATTTGAGCAACAGTACTTGAAGGTCTTGCTGACGAATAGGTTACTtggcttctttcttttctcactgcACTGGAAACACTCTTCAAAGGAGCCTCATGCTGAGTCAAtcagatgtgtgtttgcttgttgtgTCGAAGtcttaaatttattttttcataaaaaaaactattttatagctaatcatgaaaaaaaaaaaaagagagaaatactgCACTTAAGCTCATTTATTCCACTCACAATTATTCTTCTCATTTGTATCACTTGTGTTATGATATTTAGTCCTGGTTTAAGTtggatttatttgatttattctcAGACATACTGGTTACAGCTGACAGTAGTTTAGGAGGGCGCTGCATGTGAGCTAAAATACATGATCATTTCAAAAAGCACACATGTTCTGTGGGAAGGGTGCAAAGTGATAAATAGAAAAGTATATAATAGAAGAGTATATACCGACACACATGCAAagtcacacacacgcaaacacagtGGGACATACTGTGGCAGCTATGAGTCAGTGAGCACTTGTTAGTGGTCAGGCTCTTTCCCTCCAGTTGGCACGAGCCTCTGGTGACTCAGGGAGACTTGTCGACCAGGAGccagagtgaacagcagtgtCAAAATCCACCAAAAGCTGTGGGAAGAAGGCACAAGTTGTATTAGAAAGCATTTCACAGTATGACACCACGTGAATCAgagtttacattttttacttctgtttttaagAAGCGCTCTTGCGTGTGTGTCCGAAACTGACTCTCATCACTCTTTTCCAGCGCAGGATCTTAGTTACTCAGCTCACCTCCGCCGCTGTATTGAAAGATTCCTCTGGCGGTGAAGAGCTCTGACAGGTTGTTTTCAGTCTCGACTTTGGAGTTCATTTACAACCAGTCAGGCAGGAGTCCTCGGGGAGCCTGATGATTTTTGACATCCGGACAAGCAGATGTTCAGAggacatgaataaaacatatagCCCATCTGACCACAGACCACAGACGTTTTGAGTGTCTAATGAAATATGAGGTGTGATTTCAGTtctcacagacaaaaaaatatcCCTTTGTCAGATAAGTGTGATGCTGCATGAAAAATGCATGACATCTATGTAGTCTGACCTGGGTGGCTAAGCAGGGTTCAGTTGTAGTTATGACAATCAAAACGGAGACAGgtttgtcaaactgtttctgtggtGAATGGAATGGAAATTAAATGGACCTCTCATTGGCAGCCAGGaatataaacagaaacattatgtGACCTCTGACACCCACGTGTTTATCAACTGATAAAACACCATGTGTACCAGTAATAAAATGCACGTCCTTCGGTACTTTTCACATGTTCTGCTCTTTCAaaatttcagtgtttatttttctttttccacagaaGAGCCAGTGAAAAGACTGGGCTCATCAGTTCAGCTCAGCGGGGGGATAACAGAATGCGTTACCACACCACCCACTCAAAGCTGGTcctgtactgtatttaagatGGAGAAGCAATCACAGTCATCCAGGGTGGGACTTTAGTTGCAGACTGTAGAGCTGAGTTTTTCATTCAAGTGATAATCAAGGTGTGATTGgtgattgttttgtttggtttcattATTTCCTTCCACTTGACAGGCGAACAATTACCTTAAGacctttattttcatttggtGTGCGCGTCCTTGTGTCAGTGTACCGCTGTTCTTTTAATTCTTATAAATTGTGGgaggaaatgttttcattgtactCCGTCCTTGTGTGAGAGAAGTCACCAAGTACAGATTTGTAAATGCATAAAAGCAATGAGTAAGGTCTCAGAATACTGAGTTGTTACAGTTAAAGGAGTCATTGACAGTTAAAGGTTGCCACATGAGGGAAACGGATTATTTAGAGCTTCAGGTGTACTCTTGGTTGTCTGGAGAATAGAGATACTGCATGAGGATGTGAAGATTAGGgtgattaatatgtttatgGTTTGAAATGTATATGATTGTTCTATTATACCCTGTCCTGAAATTCCCAAACTGTTATTATCTTAAAACAAGTGGTAAAATCCACCTGGGAACTAAGAATATTTTGCTTGTATAGATGTGAAGCACAGCGTTTTAGGTATTTTGAAGAATTATgtttaatttcctgtttcctgtttctagTCAAGCAACTTTTCCGGATAGTCCTTGAATAAAGTTCAGTTGCAAGAAaggtttaaaaaatgaaacttgAATTTTAAATGCTTTCAGTTTCCTTCCTTCCGTAGATAAAATCAATACAATTTGAATACTGTAATGTACATGTGTCCAAAAAAATATAGTCTTACAAGTTGAACTCCTCTTACTgattcaattaaaacattttttgcattGGAAATATCATCCTGTCCTTCAGCAGGAGCTCATCACTcacatacagtgtgtgaatAAGCTGTTGAGTCACAAGTTGCGTCCTGTGAGAGGCCTAATAAATCACAAAGTACCTGAAATCGTAGTACTTGTTTCAGAAATATGCTGAAAATGTGTAGCACACTTCAAAAAGATTAGTTCAACTTAATGAGTACTTGCACTTTAGTATATTTTGTTGATGTTACTTCTGTACTGTTACTAAGGAACATATGGGACCTCTAACTGTAGTTGTATAAAGGTGAAACAGTATCTGTTGTCAGCAACACATAAACAAGGGACTTTTTGACTTGAGGTTTGTGTGACTGTCTCTGAGGAAATGACCGGCCCTGAATTCCACGAGTGTTTTGATTGATCACAATAAAACTTTATGTATTATAACCTGGAATACAGGATTACAACAAAGGATTATAACAAAGCCAAATCCCAGATGCGACAAAAAATAAGTAGATTGATTTTCATCGAGATGTCAATCGATGCTCTGTTTTCGCTGATGGCATCAGAGGGGGGAGTGTCACCTTTTCTGCCGATGAGATTGAGCGGCGGCGAGGGGCTTAGTGGCAAATACAATCGAGGAGTGTAAACATAGTGAGGGCCGCAAGAGGTCGATCAATGCCTCTAGTCTAGGATTGATTAATTACCCCAAGAAAGAGACTGAGGTGTGAGGGCACCAGAGAAACCTGATCAGAACAAGATTTATCACCCAATCTCTGTatcatcactctctctctcggttttctttctcttattctgttgttttttcagatcTGCCCTTCTCTATTTGCTGACCCGCATGCACCATGTGAAAGTGAGCAGGACCCTTTAACATGTTGTAGAGGTTGAAAGGAATAATTATACTGTGGCTTAACCTACATTTTAGAAGCATATAAGCTGTAGACATAAACACCAAACCCACtgaattcaaataaatgtactAGTAAACATAACTACACGCGATGAGACCCTATGATAGCATtcaagtgatttattttattaatgatgaGCTCTTGGAAAAAAGCCTCTTAACCACATTCCAGTCCCATGAAAGATTTCcatttttgattattattattttttagttatttctggttatttaaatgaatgagtTGCCATTTTGGGAAATAAACCCTGTTAAGCCTGTTTGTTTCATACTTGATAGCCTATACTGTGTTAATTAATGAGCTTTAAAGGTGCTGGTCTGTAGATTTAGTTACCTTTGGATGGAGCCAGACTAGCTGTTAATGCTAAGAAATGCAAGCATACTGCTTCTGAAAGGCTGACCTAAGAAGTCCCCAGAAGTCATGACACTGCAACTTAAAAAATCCACAAATATCTGAAAACAGTATTAAACAGCATGCATGGGTGAAGacagtgtatttaaatgtattttcataatCTGCAGTGTGCAGACTGAGAGACCAACGTGGGCGATAAGGAAACATTCAGTCTTACATGGACACAAATCAGGCTCACATTCAGAAATCTCCAATCTCATTCTCACTGTTCTGCAATTACACAGCAACTAAAGGCAAATCATTGTGTTCAACGTAGTGATTGTAACAACCGAGTTTAGCTCAACCTTCAGTAGCAACTGCACGTCATACCTTCATGAAAACAATGAAGGTGTTGATTGGAGGTGCCGATCGTTCGACTGACTCACGTGCACTTTCTACAATGTACCGGTTAAATTTTAAGCAGATTTCTATTTCAGCATAATGGTAACGTGCAGGACAAAGGTACAAGCTGACCTGGGTAATTCAGTCCTGCAAAGATTTTTTTATACTTCCTTTTTGTCAAGTTGTTGAGTTTAACCTCACAGAACAGTGAGGGGGGATGTTCCAGATAAACACTGACCCTCCATATTTTAACCTGGTATGTGTTGTAGTAAAGTAAAGCAGCCTCCAGCTGTGCTGCTGATTTACCTTCTTGAGCTTCCACTCATGGCTGAGGACACTTAGCTCCATAGCGGGTACTTCAAAAGCAGATTGAAGTTTTTTCATACTCTGTACCGTGTGTtcaaatgtgattgtttttaaagtcagtACAAACTCTTTTTGTGCTGCGTTGGTTTACCATTTCTGATTCTTGCATTTAGTGAATTCAGATTTGTACAATCTAACTTTAACCCAACTAATGGTAGTCAATAATTTTACCCCTGCAGCAGAGAGATTAACCATTTAACACAGTCTAAGCcaattattacttttttttgtattgaaaAATGAATCAGTTGTATGCTAAATTGGTTTGAGTTATCCATTCAGAAGATACAGATTAAGTGGATAGTCATTATTAAGAATTAAGATATACCTAGAGGAATacttttattgtgtcttttgacattttctgtggATTCACCTTTCATTTCCATGCTAAATGTCAGCCAAAGTTAAGACTTGGAACAGCTGAAGTCATCACTATCCGCAATTAAGAGAATAACGAACACAATATTATTGTCAATTCACAAACGCCAATGAGTCTCAATAAGCTGCTCCCGTCAGTCAGATGACCCTTCTCATATAAGACTATACACAGAGAATAATGACTGGTCACTGTTATAAGTGGGACAGCCACATGACAGCACCGATATCTGATGCATGACGGCCTCTCTGTCACCCTACATCCTCACCCGAACTAATGATGACCTTTGATTCCCAAAAGATGTCAaaagatgagaggaaaaaatgCAAACGCACCCAATTAATTTAGGGTGAAGAGGACTGGAACGTGTGAGCACGTCACACGGTCGGAGTGAATAGTGAGGAAAGACAAAGCTCGGTATAATTAGGATTCAGGAGGCCCTTTGTCAAAGATAATTAAAGCTGACAGCCactgtggagcagagaggaagagaccaGAAAACCCCTTCAAACTACAAGCTTCACTTTAACACACTCTACATAGTGTTTCAGTCTCTatagctcacacacacacttaacctGTGGTGCCATCCATCATCCCAGCTTGCTTGGAAATTGCACACTAGGCAATAAAATAGATGACAGATTAATAGAGACACTAAAGGCACTTGTGGTATCTACACATCCAGCCCTCTGACTCTGAAATCAAGCTGAACAACACCATTATTAAAGGTGACAGGTTGAGCAGCGTGGAGACAGCTCATGTCTCATCTCGCAGACGAGCGCGACGTCCAAAGAACGACCGCTGTCTTCACTGAACTGGAAATTGTCTACATTACTTGGCTAATTAACAGTTTGGTTGCAACATTGCAAAGGGGGCTGTTCGCTTgcttaaaacacaacaacctaaataatagttttgtttaaaaacacGTGTGACACATGGATCTGTGAATTTGTTTGATTAAAGCTAGACTGTGTGTAATGTTAGCTGAGTGGCGCCAACTGTGGCCACAGGTAGCAATTACATGATAATGGTACATAATTGTACAGTATGaagaatttgtcattttaaagttGCACTAATACGAAATGTTAcattacaaacattaaaaatggaGCATTTGTCaacacccccaccctccctcaACCCTGAGTCTTTTGTTGTGGccaaaacatattaataatgcagctttaaagcaGGCCTAAATAATATAATCATTAATAGGCCAACACTTAGCCAGCAAGTCATACGTGCAAAAAATCGTTATAGTAGCATAGAACATATATTGGACAccattgtgttttattaaatgttttggttttatcgATTATACTCTATTGCTTATAAGGGTGCAATGTTAAACAACATatcatatatagatatatgtaaaggttgtttatttattttattaactctGACCGCAATTTACCAAAATAATAAGACAAGCCatacacttttacatttattttcatcctACAAAATCATTTCTGAATCACCATGCAAATAGGACTTCTCTGTATACTGTCCCTGTCAAGTACAGTCTACTGGAATGGAATATTTTAACCAGTCATACACGTACTCAAGGTTTTAAGCAGCTTCACATTTTCTTTAGTTGTACAATTTTCAGCTTGGCACTGACACAGACTATCTTCCATTTTCACAGATGCACAGTTATTACCTTCTTAAATGGTTGGAACAATGGATGAAGCCATATTTTTGTTCCAAAGTGACATGTCTCTGAATTTATTTCGTCTCCAGTTCTTTTAGTTTTCTGACACCAAAAAACGTCTTAAGTCCACCAATATCCAAATGAGATCACTGTTGAGGCTGAAGTGCGTCATCACAGAGACCACCAGAGCCGACGTAGAGAAGGCACTTATTAGTGACAGATAAATTATGATTAGCTGAGTTCTTTATGTTGGGGTTAGTGAGCTCCTCACTTATTGAATGGAGGAAAAATGGCTGTAGCTATTTAAGAGTAGTGTTTTGTGAACTTCTGGTGGAACTCCTTGACCTTGTTTAGCAGGATCTGCAGCTTGTCCCTCGGTGGCAAGATGGTCATTCTGGGCGGGAGAGGTGAGGAAAAGGTTATTATTGAGTTTGAAGAATCACTTAggaaagatttttaaaaagtgcaaggaaaaacaaacaaacctacaaacaaacaaaacactaaatactgaatgactgaatgtgttttggttttggactGTTGGTTGAACAGAAAAAATTAAGATTTTAGAATTTCGCTCTGCGCTCTGATGTCTCACACATCATCAAGAAAACAAGTGTTCTGTACCTGAAATGGTACGTTCCATCCTTCTGGCCAAAGCCGCTTCCAGGTACAAGGCAGATCCCCGTCTCCTCCAGCATCTTCATGCAGTAAAACATATCTGGCTGCTGACCTTTATcctaacagagagagaaataaacattaTGGCTCTTTGTTAAGGTTGGTATTATAGTAGTACTAAATTAATTCACGTAGTCAGTATTTGAAGAGGATATATGAGTTATATTCATAAAAGAACACTAAAAATACAGactactgactaatactacCAAAAGTACTTGTTGGCAGCTTTGCCACTTAGATGCGTTCTAGGAAGGCTACTCAATTACTTTTACTTCATTCTGGTCTTTACTTGACAAATTTACTAGAATGGACATGGACAACAGAACTGGCTCAAGAGaacatctttttatttctaacatgATTAATTATACAGTACCTTGTACTGGAAAAAACTCACTGAAAGCTCTTCAggttcattcatttatttctttgttcgTAACTGCACTCTACAGTTTCATGGCAACAATTTTCCCCCGTTCTTTTAGTTTAGCACAGGTTCTCTTCACTGTTGTACATGGTTTTGAGTAAGGATAAGTAAATCTAAAGCGTGCCTAAGTTGGATCAAACGTTTttggaaaacttttttaaatACTAGCTGCGTCTCAGCTTTATAGTCACGTACAAACCTCTGAGATAGCAGCTCTATTGAAACTTCTAATGGTGACGTTAATAAAAAGAAGTGCTGTCCtcacgttgtgtgtgtgtgtgttttggatgcTGTGCACATtccaacacaaaacaatacGACAACTGTGTGATCAGGATAGTGTATAGAATCACTGGGATTGATTACGTGTCAGTAGGTCAACTTTACTCTGACCTTAAACGCTGTACGGCTAATCAGACTCTTAGCGGCTGAGTCATCCGCCCTGCCCAAAATTCTTACTAACAGTCAAGCAACAAGCTATTGGAAATCATTTGTTCTCTTTAGCAAACAAAGAGATGGATGCACAGTTTACTGAACTTGGTAAAGAGTAATTCATTCCAACATTGTGATAAATTCATCATGCTTGACGTAGGAGTATTTGATGCCCTAATTTGGTTTGTATGTATTAAAAAACCTTTGGCCATGGAGAGAAATAATAACTGGATGAAATAAAAGGTAGTACATTACTGTAGTAGTAGGGGTGTTCAGTTAACTCTTGTATAATGAATCTATTATTTATCTCTTTTATTCCTCCCTTTCTTCCTGCTGTTGATCAGTGTCATTTCCTTGaattaaaaatactgtttaaaataccTTCATCAATTATACTTTTACAACAGAAGGTTAAGGACTGACCGTGGCCTCTTTGACGGCCTTTTCAGGGATGATTATGCGAGGGAAGGAGTACATAGCACCCTGCACAGGATTGCAGCTTATGCCGTGCACTGTGTTGAGAATCTGCTCTGTAAGCTTGGCCTTCTCTGCTAAGGCACTCAAAGTGGCTGTGCGCTCCTGGATGTgggagagaggacagaaagtgttaaagagagaaaagtgaacCAAATAGATAAGATCATTTCAAACTTACATTTTAAGTAAGATAGATTATATAGACTGTATATATATCTAACAGGACATTatgcatatttactgtattacaGAGTGATTTTCTTTGACCCAGCTTtgataaaacagtgaaacaaagtaCATTATGTACAGTGTAGGTCATCTGAACATAGACAAACTGTACAGCATATTCTAAGAAAAATCTCTAATGATGTCAGTGTATTGATTAAGCAAAAAAAGAGATCATGTTGTGATACACCGTACTGGTGTATTGATTATCTGTTCCACCCATAGAGTAAATAATGAAGCTTGTCGGATATCGAGTACCTTGATGAAGTTGTCATACGAGGGCTCTCCAGGCTGCGGAGGGTTGACCACAAGGTCCATTAGAGCCTGACCAGGAACTGGAGGACACAGGCGGACTGACACCAGCTTAGTTAGCTGGGCCTTCACCTCATCGTCCATGTTGATGATCTCCATGTAGCCTCCACGGAAGCCGCACCTA
The window above is part of the Anabas testudineus chromosome 17, fAnaTes1.2, whole genome shotgun sequence genome. Proteins encoded here:
- the c1ql3b gene encoding complement C1q-like protein 3b isoform X1, whose product is MIATGVCGVALVLVLVVLIPVVVNSAGTPARYEMLGSCQMVCDSHGTAATSTAKSTNPIKDNRLVQSLPTFIQGPQGEPGRVGRMGPRGPVGEPGPPGPVGPPGERGAPGPPGLPGAPGANGPTGAISAATYNTVPKIAFYAGLKKQHEGYEVLKFDDVVTNLGNHYDPSTGKFTCSIPGIYFFVYHVLMRGGDGTSMWADLCKNNQVRASAIAQDADQNYDYASNSVVLHLEPGDEIYIKLDGGKAHGGNNNKYSTFSGFMLYAD
- the c1ql3b gene encoding complement C1q-like protein 3b isoform X2, whose translation is MIATGVCGVALVLVLVVLIPVVVNSAGTPARYEMLGSCQMVCDSHGTAATSTAKSTNPIKDNRLVQSLPTFIQGPQGEPGRVGRMGPRGPVGEPGPPGPVGPPGERGAPGPPGLPGAPGANGPTGAISAATYNTVPKIAFYAGLKKQHEGYEVLKFDDVVTNLGNHYDPSTGKFTCSIPGIYFFVYHVLMRGGDGTSMWADLCKNNQVRASAIAQDADQNYDYASNSVVLHLEPGDEIYIKLDGAGWSTGVVW